CGATACAACGATGGCCCGTCCCCGAGGAATCCATCCATGGCGCTGCGCACCGTGCTTCCGCCTCCGCTGGAGGAGCCCCGGCTCTACACGGAGCTGGCGACCTGGTGGCCGCTGTTCTCGCCTCCGGAGGAGTACGCGGAGGAGGCGGAGGAGCTGCTCGGCATCCTGCGCACGGCGGCGGCGGGGCCCGCGGGCACGATGCTGGAGCTGGGCGCGGGCGGGGGCAGCCTGGCCTTCCACCTGAAACAACACTTCACGTTGACGCTGACGGACCGCGCGCCGGAGATGGTCGCGGTCAGCCGCGCCCTCAACCCGGAGTGCGAGCACCGGGTGGGGGACATGACGTCCCTGCGGCTGGGGCGCATGTTCGACCGGGTGATGGTGCACGACGCCATCATGTACGCGGCGGACCGGGACGCCGCGCGGGCCACGGTCCAGACGGCCGCCGCGCACTGCCGCCCGGGCGGCGCCGTGGTGCTGCTGCCGGACTTCGTGCGGGAGACGTTCGAGTCCACGACGGAGTCGGGAGGGCACGACGCGCCGGACGGGCGCGGGATGCGCTACCTGATGTGGACGTGGGATCCGGATCCGGACGATGAGACCTTCGAGACCGCGTTCGCGTACCTGCTGCGGGAAGCGGATGGGACGGTGAGCATGTCCCAGGAGCGCCACCGCTTCGGCCTGTTCCGGCGGGAGGACTGGCTTGGGTGGATGGCGGAGGCGGGCTGCCCCGCGACGACGCGGCGGGACCCGTGGAACCGCGAGGTCTTCATCGGGGTGCGGGAGCCGGAGTGATGCGCGGTTGGGGGGCGGTGCTGGCGCTGGGGTGGATGCCATGGCTGGCCATGGCCGCGCCCGTGCGCGTGGAGCTGGTGTTTGGCGGAGATGTGATTCCGCACGGCGAGGTGAAGTCGGTGGCGCGGGCCCACGCGCGAAGCGGGGCGGTGCCGCCGGGCGGCGGTGCGGCGGCCTCGCTCAACCATGAGGGCTGGGACCACGTCTTCGGGCCGCTGTCGGACGTGCTGCGCACGGCGGACGTGGGCGTGGTGAACCTGGAGACGCCCGTCACCGCCAACGACAAGGCCTTCACGAAGGAGCTGGTCTTCAACGCGCCGCCCGCGATGGTGCGAGCGCTGGTGGGGGCGGGCGTGAAGGTGGTGTCCACGGGCAACAACCACGCGCGCGATCAGCACGTGGAGGGCCTGGTGGAGACGCTGCGCCACCTGGACGCGGCGGGGCTGCGCCATGCGGGCACGGGGACCACCCGGGACGCGGCCTGGGCGCCGGTCTTCATGGACGTGCGCGGGGTACGGCTGGGCTTCCTGTCCTTCACGCGGAGCCTGAATGGCTTCAGCAACCCGAAGGAAGCGGATGCGCCACACGCGGCGCTCTTGCCCTATCCAGAGCATGAATCGCGCAGGGGCCTGAAGCTGGAGGAGGCGCTGGAGCGGGTGCGCGCCGCGGCGGCGAAGTGTGACGCGCTCTTCGTGATGGGACACTGGGGGCGGGAGTATTCAGACACGCCGCATCCATTGGACCGGGCGTTGGGGCAGGCCTTCCTGGAGGCGGGGGCGTTCGCGGTCATCGGGCATCATCCGCACGTGCTCCAGCCGCTGGAGGCGTACACGACGAAGTCGGGGCGCCAGGGGTTCATCGCGTATTCGCTGGGCAACCTGGTGGCGAACCAGGGGCGCTTCTACCAGCACGTGAAGGGGCAGCTGGGGAAGGACGGCGACAAGCGGGACTCGCTGCTGCTGCGCGTGGGCGTGACGCGCGCGGAGCCCGGCGCGCCGGTGGCGCTGGCGGATGTGTCGGTGTTGCCGGTGTGGATTGAGAACAACGCCACCGGCCGCAAGGCCCGCGCGCGGCGCAACATCCAGCCGGTGCTCATCGACCGGGAGGTGGAGGAGGTGTCCCGGCGGTTGGCGGCGCTGGCGCTGCGCACGGCGCCCCAGGACAAGGCCTCCCGCGCGGAGCAAGCCTCGCTGGAGAAGCGTCTGGCGAGCGCCCGGTACCGCCGCGAGCGCATCCTGCGCATGCTGCCCACGGAGTTCCGCGTGGCCACGCCCGAGCTGCGGCGGAGGGACGACAGCGAGGCGGGGCTGACCGCCCAGACGGTGCCGTGAAGCGGCACGCCGCGCTCCGCGGGAGCGGAGTGTTCATGAAACACAGCCACTCCCGAGGGCCGCCGGAAGGGACTCCGCGCGGGGCACGGCCGCTCGCATGTCCTGTCAGCTTGTGACACTTCCGTGAGTGGAGTTCCGGCACACCGAGGGACTGGTCCCCGCCACGCCCGCGAAGAGCAGCGCCATCACCGAAGCCGCCAGCGGGCGCTGAGCCCGAATCCGACGCCTCCGGACGCACCCTGGGACGCCGCGTCGTGCGTGCAGCGTGTGGGGCGACACCCGTGGACGCTCCCTTTCATCCCGGAGCGTTCGTGCGCCGTCCCCGTCCCGGGTTCCGCTGGAGCCCGCGGACCCAGTCTCAGCGGGGCGCCTCGGGCTGCTTCGGGGGCGCCTCGTGCAGGTCGCGCAAGGCGACGACCCGGTCCAGCAGCGGCCCGCCCAGCTTCCTCCGCGCGATGCGCTGCGAGGGATAGATGCCCCGGTGGCCGGTGAGCAGATACGCCACCGTGGCGACGATGGCCACGTGCGGGAGCACCGCCGCGCCCACCAGCTCCACCGCCATCAGCGACAGCGCGAGCGGCGTGTTGGCCGCCGCCGCGAACAGCGCCGCCATGCCCACCGCCGCGCCCAGGTCCACCGGCAGGCCCAGCAGCCGCGCGAGCACGTTGCCCAGCGCCGCGCCAATGAAGAACAGCGGCGTCACCTCGCCGCCCAGGAACCCCGCGCCCAGCGTCACCACCGTGAAGATGAGCTTCCACGCGAACGCGCCCCACGGCAGCGACACGTCCTGGAACGCGCGCAGGATGCCGGGCACGCCCAGGCCCAGGTAGTCGCTGGTGCCCGCGAGCTTCCACAGCCCCACCACGCCCAGGCCGCCCAGGGCCATGCGCACCGGCAGCCACGGGACGCGGCGCTCCAGCACGCGCTTCAGGCCGTGCGTGCCTTCGATGAAGGCCACCGCCACCGCGGCCACCGCCACCGCGAACACCAGCCACTTGCCCAGCACCGGCAGCGTCAAGGCCAGCGCCTGAGGCGACGGATACGCGGTGTGGTGGATGCCCAGGCCGCGCGTCACCATGTCCCCCACCACGGACGCGGTGAGCGCGGGCAGGAGCGCCTCGTAGCCCAGCCGGCCCACGCACACGACCTCCAGCCCGAACAGCGTGCCCGCCAGCGGCGTGCCGAACACCGAACCGAACCCACCCGCGATGCCCGCCGCCAGCAGCTCGCGCCGCGTGTCCGGCGACACGCGGAAGCGGTGGGCCAGCTGGTCCGCCAGGCTCGCGCCCATCTGCACCGCCGTGCCCTCGCGCCCGGCGCTCCCGCCGAACAGGTGGGTGAGCACCGTGCCCAGCAGCACCATGGGCGCCATGCGCAGCGGAATCACCGCGTCCCCGGCATGCACCGTGTCCAGCACCAGGTTGTTGCCGCCCCGGATGGACTCGCCCCACCGGCCGTACACCGCCCCCAGGACGAGCCCCGCCACCGGCAGCGCGTACACCAGCGCCTCGTGCGCCACCCGGAACTCCGTCGCGTGCTCCAGCAGGGCCAGGAACGCCGCGGACGCCACGCCGCACACCCCGCCCACCACCGCGCCCAGCAGCAGCCACTGGCCCAGCGCCTGGGCACTCCGGGAGAGGTTCATGGCGGCGCAGTCTAGGCGCGACGCGATGCTCCGGCCGGGCGTTTCCATCACGCCAAACACAGACAACGGATTCTTCCAGTCAGAGGCCTTCTTTCTGGCATGAAACAAGGTGAAACATCGCGTCAACCCGGAGCGCTGCGTCACGGCGCGGGGCGTGAGGCTCCCCTCTGACGCATCGTGGCGGAATTCGCGTTCAACAAGGAATGCAAGTTGTGGAGTTATTTCTGGTCTGAGAGGTGATTCCAAAGTCAAAGCCGTGTACGGTGCGCGGCCTCTCCCCTTGCCGGGGCGGGAACCCCCTACCTCTCCAGGAGCCGGTATGTCCGTTCGTCTCAGCGGGCTGTCCCTCGCCGCCGTCCTCGCCGCCACCACGCTGGGTGGAAGCGCGATGGCCAGCACCATCAACCAGAACACGTCGTGGACCATCAACCGCTCGGCGTCGCAGACGTACCGGGTGGTGGCGTACGGCGACTCCATCTTCGCCGGCTACAACGGCGGCATCAGCAGCGTGGCGCGCCGTGGCGCGCCGGTGGTGGAGGGTGAGTACGCGGCGAAGAAGTGGGGCGCGAACGTGGAGGTGGTCCGCCGCACGAAGTCCGGCGCGAAGGCGGACGACATCTACAACAACAAGATCGTCTCCGAGCGCTCGTACATGCAGGCGTCCAACACGCGCGTCGTGATGTTCGAGATGTGCGGCAACGACTACCTGCAGGCCCGCAGCGCGTTCACCGACCAGACGGGGACGTGCAACTACAGCGGCCTGCAGAGCGCGCTGGCGACGTGCACCACGTACATGGAGCGTGGCATGCAGGCCATCAACCAGTACGCGACGACCGCGAAGGTGAAGGTCATCTCCAACATCTACTACCCCGGCTATGACGCGGACAACGTGCTGACGTCCTGCACGGACTCGGCGACGGGGCAGAAGGTGAACAAGCAGCAGTACTTCCTGCCGCTGCTGGCGCGCAGCAACTGGCGCGCGTGCAGCCTGGCGACCAAGTATGGCTTCAAGTGCGCGGACGCGTTCGCGGAGATGATGGCGTCGGACTACGACCGCAACGGCGACGGCCTGGTGGATTCGGAGGCCATCGCCTACCGCGAGGGCGAGTCCGAGGACGCCTACGTGCAGCGCATCAGCGTGACCCTGCGCAGCACCCTGCGCGACGCGAACCTGCACCTGGCGAACGCGAGCACCAGCTACGACTACATCCAGTCCGACAACACGCACCCGACCTACACGGGCTCCACCATCAGCGTGAACATCTTCTCCGGCTCCGGCTCCGGTTCGGCCGCGCCGGGCTACACGGACAGCCAGATCGTCAACGGCAAGAACCCGGACTGGAACAAGTTCGGCCACGAGCGCATGGGCTGGAGCCTGTCCACGTTCGACCCCGCCACGCCGTGAGCTGAGGCGGCATCCGCGGGACCCCAGGGCCTCCGACCTGTCACCGGGTCGGGGGCCTTTTCATGTCCGCTGAGAAGGAGGGAAGGCGCCCCTGGGCCTGGCACGGACCGCCGGAGTCTTGGTTTGTGAAAGCGTGACGGTGGAGGGCCGCGGCCCTGTCGCCCCTCACCGGGGGACAGGGCCTCTGTCGTCAATGCCATCAATCCCAGGCGGCCCTCGGCCCCGCATTGAACGGAACGTGCCATGTGCATGTTATGGCTATCAAGCCGTGCAACGCCGGTTTTGTTGAGCTGGCTTGAAATGCTGATTTTGCGTACCCGGGGGCATGCTTGTTTGTTGGAAGTCCGATTGGGAAACACAGTTCTCCGCCATGGCACGCCGGGTGTAACGGGAGGGAGCGGTCCTTCCCACTGTGGGAGGCTTTAGTGCTCTGGGGGAGAAACGAATGCATCAGACATGGAAGGCTGCCATTGCGGCGGCCACGGTGATGGTCGGTGGTGCTGCGCAGGCTCACGACTTCGTCGCCTTGAAGCTCGTCAATGGTTATCAGACGCTCGACATCACCTCGTACCCGACGACGGTCAATTTCACGACGGTCGCGCTCAATTCGCACCCGACGCTGCCTTCGACGCTGCTGACCGCGACGGATCCGCTGTTGACGCCCTCGGGCTGGACGTTCACGCCGCCGCTGCCGCAGTCGGTGCCGGTGGATGGGAACCTCATCTCCTACTACTCGTTCACCATCAACAGCTTCGACGACTGCGTCGCGCTGGGGAACGCGGATGACGACCCGACGACGCCCGGCCCGCTGCCGAACGCGGCGTTCACGAACACGTTCTTCGCCACGTGGGACAGTGGCACCGCGCAGAGCAGCGTGAAGGTGACGTGCAAGCCGGCGAACACGCTGCCGTGCGACAACAGCCTGTTCTACTCGGACAGCGGGCTGGGGCTGCCCAACACGACGCTGAGCAGGATGAACCCCGCGACGGCGGCGCTGACGCCGTTCTCCACGGCGAACATCTTCTACTCCGCCACGGCCTTCAACCACCTGGATGGCTACATCTACGCCATCGACAACACGCTGCCGGTGAAGAACCTGGTGCGCATTGGCGCGGATGGCGTCGCCACCATCGTCGGGCCCCTGCCGCAGCTGAACCTGCTGAACACGTACCCGGCCGGCACCGTCCTGTCCGACGGCACCTACCTCATCTTCAGCGGCCCGGGCTTCGGGGTCATCCCGTCGTACGCGCGCATCAACCTGACCACGGGCACCGTCATCAACGCCGGGGCCGCCCCGACGCTGGCGAGCATCCTCGACTTCGCGACGAACCCGCTCGACGGCCAGGTGTACGGCTACAACCAGGTCACCCACCGCATGACCCGGTTCGACCCGAACACGGGCAACACCACCGACTACGGCCCCATCGGGCCGCCGGACGGCCTCACCGGTCTGCCCGCGCTGTACTTCACGACGACCGCCGCCGCCTTCGACGCCGCGGGGACGCTCTACGTCTACGGCAACCAGCTGACCGGCCTGCTCCACCCCATCAACACCCTCTACACGGTGAACGTGACCACGGGGGTCTTCACGGCCGTCGCCACGGGCGCGGTGAGCCTCAACGGCAACGAGAACTTCGCCTCCTGCCCGTTCCCCTCCGCGCTCGAGAAGAGCGCGACCCGCAACGAGGGGTTCTTCAAGACGCATGAGGAGGCGCTGTCCGCGTGCCTCTCCAACGGCGGCAGCATCGACCTGGGCCGGCTGGGCACCGTGAACAGCGTGGAGGAGGCCATGGGTGTCCTGTGGCTCAGCCCCTCCGCGACGCAGCAGCGCGTCCCCCGCACGGAGGAGCAGTCCCTGCGCGTGAAGCTGGGTCGTCAGTCGCTCACCGCCACCTGCAACTCGCGGCTCTTCGGCGCGGCCACGCAGCCTGGGGTCGAGCGTGCCCGCAGGGCCATGGACTCCGGCACCCGCGAGGACATGGAGGCCCAGCTGACGGAGCTGCGCGCGCTCAACGACAAGGGCTCCCGGTACGCGCTGCCCATGTCCTTCAACGGTGGGCCGGCGTCGGCGTCGCATGCCCTCTCCATCGCCCGCGAGCCGAAGAGCAGCCTCTGAGCGCTGAGTTCAGACATCGATTTCAAACATTCAGATTCTGGAGAACACGCACATGAAGAACTGGAAGCTGTGGATGGTGGCTGTGCTGGGCGGGTTGAGCCTGATGGGTTGTGGTGAGCAGCAAGAGCCGAACGACGGCGCGGAGACCCCGGCGGCGCCGACGGGCTTCATGCCGACCCTGGCGGACGACCTCCATTCGAACCTGGTGGAGAACCAGTACGAGGTGCGCATCCTGGGGGTGGGGAACCACCGCTACCAGGGGGCCTTCGTCAACGTGGACAGCATGAAGGTGTCCGCTGGGGGCAGGGACCTGCCGGTGGAGATGAAGGCCACGGTGATGGACCTCGCGAGGCCGGACCACGCGGCGCTCGTGGGCTACTTCACGATGCCTCCGGGCGTGGACTCGGCGCAGGTGGTCATCCGCTTCGACGAGTACGGCGCCTTCGAGGACGGCCAGCGGGTCGGCGCGCTGGATGTCCGCACCGCGCCCCTGCGGTTCGAGGTCACCCGGGCCCTGCTGGCGCCGCGCAAGCACGCGGTCGTGCAGCTGGACCTGGCCCGCTCCGTCGTCATCCCTCGCGTGGGGGACGCGATGATGATGCCCACGTCCGCGGTGGCCTTCTAACGCGCCGCTGACGTCAGGGAAGTGAAGTCCGGACGCCCGGTTCCTCTTCACGAGGGGCCGGGCGTCCGTGCGTGCGGCGGCGCCGGGTCCGACCCCGGTCCTACGCCGTGCGGAGCGCCCGGTGGGTGAGGTGGATGTCGCGGAAGGAGGGGATGCGGGCGGGGGCCATGACGTGCTTCAGGGCCAGCCGCATCTGGACCGCGCACCGCCGTGCCTCCAGCCCTCCAATGCCGGTGCCGAGCCCCGGGCAGACAAGCGTCCGGATGGGGGGCGCGCCCCGCGCGTTGTGTCGCTTCACCGCGAGCAGGACGGCGCGAAACGCGAGATAGGCATTGACCGTCTGGGAGACGTTCTCCGGGATGCGCATCGTGGGCGCGGCCACGAGGAACGGCCAGCGCTCATGGCCGGAGGCAACGACCACCGCGGCCCCGACGGGCAGCTCGCCGTGATGCTCTTCCAGGATGGCCCGCTGGACCGCGTCCTGCACCTGGAGGCCCAGCGTGTCGCGGATGGCCAGGTCGAGCCCTCCATCCATGATGCCGAAGCTGTTGGCGGGGCTGACCATCGCGTCCGCCGGGAGGGAGAAGAAGTCCTCCTCTCGCGCGGCGACGAAGTCGAATTCCTCGAAGGCTTCATCCCAGGCCCGCACCAGCGCTGGCTGGAGGTCCATCAGGTAGATCTTCTCGGGGAGCATTCCCGGGACCTCTAGCACCTCTTCAGCCCAGCAGTCGCACCGCGAGGAACACGGGGAGGGCGACGTAGTAGAGCGCCCGGCAGGTCCACTCCGCGCCCGTGCGGACGTGGCGCGCCCACTTCGGTCCCAGCCACGCGGCGCCGAAGCACAGCGCCTCCGCCAGGGCCCGCCAGAAACAGCCGAACAGCAGCAGCGCCAGGAACACCGGCAGCCAGGTGCGCGCGAAGGACAGGAGATACGCCCGAAGGCCATACATCTGCCACTCGCCGAAGGGCCCCCCGAAGGAGATGTACTGGTGCGCCCGGAAGAAGATGGCCGCGACCACTCCCGGCACCAGGCCGTACTTCAGCCCCCAGTCGTACCAACGCCTGCGCCACTTCGCGCTCCGCGCCTGCGCGTAGCGCACCAGGGCATGGTCGCGCGCCTCGCCCCGTGCCCCCAGCGCCGTCAGCAGCGGCGCGGGGTCCTGCATCTCCACCCCGTAGTCGAACGCGCGCCCCGTGCGCAGCCTCAGCGTGAGCCCCGGGCCCGGGGTGGGCAGCCGCCAGGGACGCGCGGACTCCAGCGCGTCGAAGGGAATCTCGAAGCGCGCGCCGCCCTGCTGCGTGAGCACCACGCCGTCCTGCCCCACCGTCACCGTGGCCCGGGTCCCCAGGCGCAGCAGGCGCAGCGCGATGAGCGGCAGCAGCCCGCCCACCACCAGCCCCGCGGCCAGCGGGCCCGGTTGCATCTCCTGGGTGCCCGCGAGCACCTCCTGGAGGAACCGCGCGGTGA
This portion of the Corallococcus silvisoli genome encodes:
- a CDS encoding class I SAM-dependent methyltransferase: MALRTVLPPPLEEPRLYTELATWWPLFSPPEEYAEEAEELLGILRTAAAGPAGTMLELGAGGGSLAFHLKQHFTLTLTDRAPEMVAVSRALNPECEHRVGDMTSLRLGRMFDRVMVHDAIMYAADRDAARATVQTAAAHCRPGGAVVLLPDFVRETFESTTESGGHDAPDGRGMRYLMWTWDPDPDDETFETAFAYLLREADGTVSMSQERHRFGLFRREDWLGWMAEAGCPATTRRDPWNREVFIGVREPE
- a CDS encoding SGNH/GDSL hydrolase family protein is translated as MSVRLSGLSLAAVLAATTLGGSAMASTINQNTSWTINRSASQTYRVVAYGDSIFAGYNGGISSVARRGAPVVEGEYAAKKWGANVEVVRRTKSGAKADDIYNNKIVSERSYMQASNTRVVMFEMCGNDYLQARSAFTDQTGTCNYSGLQSALATCTTYMERGMQAINQYATTAKVKVISNIYYPGYDADNVLTSCTDSATGQKVNKQQYFLPLLARSNWRACSLATKYGFKCADAFAEMMASDYDRNGDGLVDSEAIAYREGESEDAYVQRISVTLRSTLRDANLHLANASTSYDYIQSDNTHPTYTGSTISVNIFSGSGSGSAAPGYTDSQIVNGKNPDWNKFGHERMGWSLSTFDPATP
- a CDS encoding macro domain-containing protein; translated protein: MLPEKIYLMDLQPALVRAWDEAFEEFDFVAAREEDFFSLPADAMVSPANSFGIMDGGLDLAIRDTLGLQVQDAVQRAILEEHHGELPVGAAVVVASGHERWPFLVAAPTMRIPENVSQTVNAYLAFRAVLLAVKRHNARGAPPIRTLVCPGLGTGIGGLEARRCAVQMRLALKHVMAPARIPSFRDIHLTHRALRTA
- a CDS encoding CapA family protein; translated protein: MRGWGAVLALGWMPWLAMAAPVRVELVFGGDVIPHGEVKSVARAHARSGAVPPGGGAAASLNHEGWDHVFGPLSDVLRTADVGVVNLETPVTANDKAFTKELVFNAPPAMVRALVGAGVKVVSTGNNHARDQHVEGLVETLRHLDAAGLRHAGTGTTRDAAWAPVFMDVRGVRLGFLSFTRSLNGFSNPKEADAPHAALLPYPEHESRRGLKLEEALERVRAAAAKCDALFVMGHWGREYSDTPHPLDRALGQAFLEAGAFAVIGHHPHVLQPLEAYTTKSGRQGFIAYSLGNLVANQGRFYQHVKGQLGKDGDKRDSLLLRVGVTRAEPGAPVALADVSVLPVWIENNATGRKARARRNIQPVLIDREVEEVSRRLAALALRTAPQDKASRAEQASLEKRLASARYRRERILRMLPTEFRVATPELRRRDDSEAGLTAQTVP
- a CDS encoding DUF6923 family protein — translated: MHQTWKAAIAAATVMVGGAAQAHDFVALKLVNGYQTLDITSYPTTVNFTTVALNSHPTLPSTLLTATDPLLTPSGWTFTPPLPQSVPVDGNLISYYSFTINSFDDCVALGNADDDPTTPGPLPNAAFTNTFFATWDSGTAQSSVKVTCKPANTLPCDNSLFYSDSGLGLPNTTLSRMNPATAALTPFSTANIFYSATAFNHLDGYIYAIDNTLPVKNLVRIGADGVATIVGPLPQLNLLNTYPAGTVLSDGTYLIFSGPGFGVIPSYARINLTTGTVINAGAAPTLASILDFATNPLDGQVYGYNQVTHRMTRFDPNTGNTTDYGPIGPPDGLTGLPALYFTTTAAAFDAAGTLYVYGNQLTGLLHPINTLYTVNVTTGVFTAVATGAVSLNGNENFASCPFPSALEKSATRNEGFFKTHEEALSACLSNGGSIDLGRLGTVNSVEEAMGVLWLSPSATQQRVPRTEEQSLRVKLGRQSLTATCNSRLFGAATQPGVERARRAMDSGTREDMEAQLTELRALNDKGSRYALPMSFNGGPASASHALSIAREPKSSL
- a CDS encoding chloride channel protein; amino-acid sequence: MNLSRSAQALGQWLLLGAVVGGVCGVASAAFLALLEHATEFRVAHEALVYALPVAGLVLGAVYGRWGESIRGGNNLVLDTVHAGDAVIPLRMAPMVLLGTVLTHLFGGSAGREGTAVQMGASLADQLAHRFRVSPDTRRELLAAGIAGGFGSVFGTPLAGTLFGLEVVCVGRLGYEALLPALTASVVGDMVTRGLGIHHTAYPSPQALALTLPVLGKWLVFAVAVAAVAVAFIEGTHGLKRVLERRVPWLPVRMALGGLGVVGLWKLAGTSDYLGLGVPGILRAFQDVSLPWGAFAWKLIFTVVTLGAGFLGGEVTPLFFIGAALGNVLARLLGLPVDLGAAVGMAALFAAAANTPLALSLMAVELVGAAVLPHVAIVATVAYLLTGHRGIYPSQRIARRKLGGPLLDRVVALRDLHEAPPKQPEAPR